One Methanobacteriales archaeon HGW-Methanobacteriales-1 genomic window carries:
- a CDS encoding nitroreductase: MNKTFNSDICSKCGNCALNCPMGLIEMVDYPQIPGSEAFCNQCGHCEAICPGGAIKLDSLSIGEVEDDKGEMNISPEQMGFHMKFRRSIRNYDSKPVENKKLEEIFDIVRYAPSAGNGQPLEWIIFTKPKQIKEIAGNAVEWMREMSKQDSPLNDMIPFASMVKAWDNGMDPILRDAPCLVVAHAHEDNAMAYTDGVIALTHLDLALPSFGMGGCWAGLLNIAYNQHPPLKEMLGIPPENVMIYPFMVGYPEYKYQRIPGRNEVQVTWK, translated from the coding sequence ATGAATAAAACCTTTAATTCAGATATATGTTCTAAATGCGGTAATTGTGCACTTAATTGTCCTATGGGATTAATTGAAATGGTGGATTATCCTCAAATACCAGGATCCGAAGCTTTCTGTAATCAATGCGGGCATTGTGAAGCAATTTGTCCTGGGGGTGCTATAAAATTGGACAGTCTTTCAATAGGGGAAGTTGAAGATGATAAAGGGGAGATGAATATTTCTCCAGAACAAATGGGATTTCATATGAAGTTTCGCAGATCAATCCGTAATTATGATAGTAAACCTGTGGAAAATAAAAAACTGGAGGAAATATTTGATATTGTTAGATATGCACCCTCTGCAGGCAATGGCCAGCCTTTAGAATGGATTATATTCACGAAACCCAAGCAGATTAAAGAAATTGCTGGAAATGCTGTGGAATGGATGAGGGAAATGTCAAAACAAGACTCGCCTCTCAATGACATGATACCTTTCGCTTCCATGGTAAAAGCATGGGATAATGGAATGGATCCTATCCTAAGAGATGCACCCTGTCTGGTAGTGGCACACGCTCATGAAGACAATGCAATGGCTTACACTGATGGAGTGATCGCATTAACCCACTTGGATTTAGCGCTACCTTCCTTTGGTATGGGTGGTTGCTGGGCAGGACTTCTTAACATAGCATACAATCAACATCCTCCCTTAAAAGAGATGCTGGGAATTCCTCCGGAAAATGTCATGATCTATCCATTTATGGTGGGATATCCTGAATATAAATACCAGAGAATTCCTGGAAGAAATGAAGTACAGGTTACCTGGAAATAG
- a CDS encoding cobalt-precorrin-7 (C(5))-methyltransferase, giving the protein MSKLYIAGIGPGSEDFVTPAARKSVASAEITIGSKRALELFPEANEIVPLNVKDVQEKLEMAVDMVHDGTSVCVLSTGDPGFSGVLKPIKRIIKEKGLENKIALEVIPGISSLQLCAARQEIPWDEADLMTFHGRENSLEVIDILDNGRPTIALPSKSTRDMAQFLLDNGVDPQREVAICERLSYPDEKVVSSTLQEVAQSDFTYMCVMVIY; this is encoded by the coding sequence ATGTCAAAACTTTACATTGCCGGTATAGGGCCCGGTTCAGAGGATTTTGTAACCCCCGCAGCTCGAAAAAGTGTTGCATCGGCCGAAATAACTATTGGAAGTAAACGAGCCTTGGAACTATTTCCCGAAGCTAATGAAATTGTTCCATTAAATGTTAAAGACGTGCAGGAGAAATTAGAGATGGCTGTGGATATGGTCCATGATGGAACCAGTGTTTGTGTCCTTTCCACAGGTGATCCTGGATTTTCAGGTGTTTTAAAACCAATAAAAAGAATAATCAAAGAGAAAGGCTTGGAAAATAAAATTGCTCTAGAAGTTATTCCTGGCATAAGCTCCCTCCAGCTATGTGCCGCACGCCAAGAGATACCATGGGACGAAGCCGACCTTATGACATTTCATGGCCGTGAAAATTCCTTGGAAGTAATAGATATCCTGGATAATGGCCGGCCCACTATTGCTCTTCCCTCAAAGAGTACCAGAGATATGGCCCAGTTTTTATTGGATAATGGAGTGGATCCACAAAGGGAAGTGGCTATTTGCGAGCGATTAAGTTACCCGGATGAAAAAGTAGTCAGCAGCACCCTGCAAGAAGTAGCCCAGAGCGATTTCACCTATATGTGCGTTATGGTGATTTATTAG
- a CDS encoding superoxide dismutase, translated as MQILAIDKFLPGTTMDNVEPHLKEEMVVTWGHYKQGKIRELYFRQDTPGVVLMMECSSLEEARELIDELPLVKASLIEFELIPLGPFEPLEALFKSP; from the coding sequence ATGCAGATTTTGGCAATAGATAAATTTTTACCGGGTACCACCATGGATAATGTTGAACCTCACCTCAAAGAGGAAATGGTGGTTACATGGGGCCATTATAAACAGGGAAAAATCAGAGAATTGTATTTCAGACAGGATACTCCCGGCGTGGTGCTAATGATGGAGTGCTCTTCCTTAGAAGAAGCCCGGGAATTAATTGATGAACTACCTCTGGTTAAGGCGAGTTTAATAGAGTTCGAACTCATTCCTCTGGGCCCTTTTGAACCTTTGGAGGCACTTTTTAAATCACCTTAA
- a CDS encoding ATPase — translation MKIYQLSNEEVFKEIGTSKDGLTSQEAQKRLEKYGLNQIEEVKKRPLIYAFLANFYNILALLLWAASFLAFISGTPQLGIAIICVIVINALFSFWQEFEAEKATEALKNILPSRARVIRDGQELEILANQLVPGDILVLGEGDNISADARLTEAYQMKVDNSTLTGESRPVRKVSDVQEEEDNLVEMHNLIFAGTSITSGSGKAVIFATGSKTEFSKIATLTQEVKEEPSPLQKQISRLAQIIAVIAVVMGVALFFINVSLVKLPLSLAFTFAIGLMVANVPEGLLPTVTLALAASAKKMVNKNALIKRLSSVETLGSTTIICTDKTGTLTKNEMTVRKIWIPDKIIEVTGSGYKPEGEFICNIQPVTHKDIREIKLLMRAASFCNDAKLMAPNQQDSKGWSVLGDPTEAALLVAARKIGFNWEKEIEKLPRFLELPFDSKRKSMSSIHQKTDKRVAYVKGAPKKIISLCNQISVNGKPRLLSEEEKAKIVAIHDKLAGKGLRILAMAYRNLPQDLKEFTPDTVEKDLILVGMTAMQDPPRPEIKSAVEDCHRAGIRIMMITGDYGLTAGAIAQEVGIIDDENYRIIKGKELEAMNDAEVTEILTSGENVIFARAVPEHKMRIASLLEDQDEIVAMTGDGVNDAPALRKADIGVAMGITGTDVAKESADMVLTDDNFATIVVAIKEGRTIYENIRKFITYIFVHETAEIIPFVLMVLLKIPLPITVMQILAIDLGTDTLPALALGRGPSESDVMDRPPRSRKERLLNFSVIFRGYIFLGLIEAALVMSGYFWTLYRGGWTLGQSLPFTDHLYLQATTMVFAGIVMAQIGSLLACQTTRSSSFSIGLFKNRWIVWGILFETIVLISIVYLPPLQAIFNTTDLGLIEWAYLLPFIPIMFGADELRKYYLRKRHKYS, via the coding sequence ATGAAGATTTACCAACTCTCTAATGAGGAAGTCTTCAAAGAAATAGGGACTTCAAAAGATGGTTTAACCTCCCAAGAGGCCCAAAAAAGATTAGAAAAATATGGCCTCAATCAAATAGAAGAGGTTAAGAAAAGGCCATTGATATATGCTTTTTTAGCTAATTTTTACAATATCTTAGCACTTTTGCTCTGGGCAGCCAGTTTTTTGGCCTTCATATCTGGAACGCCGCAGTTAGGAATTGCTATCATTTGTGTTATTGTTATAAATGCTTTATTTAGTTTTTGGCAGGAATTTGAGGCAGAAAAGGCCACTGAGGCCCTTAAAAATATTCTTCCTTCCCGAGCTAGGGTCATAAGGGACGGTCAGGAGCTGGAAATATTGGCCAATCAACTGGTTCCAGGAGATATTCTGGTTTTAGGTGAGGGGGATAACATATCTGCTGATGCACGCCTCACGGAGGCCTATCAGATGAAAGTGGATAATTCAACACTTACTGGTGAATCAAGGCCTGTTAGAAAAGTTTCTGATGTCCAGGAAGAAGAGGATAACCTTGTGGAAATGCATAATCTTATTTTTGCAGGGACCAGTATAACATCGGGTTCAGGAAAGGCAGTAATTTTTGCTACCGGTTCTAAAACAGAGTTCAGTAAGATTGCAACTCTTACCCAGGAAGTAAAAGAAGAACCCAGTCCCCTACAAAAGCAAATATCACGCCTAGCCCAAATAATCGCGGTTATTGCAGTTGTAATGGGTGTTGCTCTGTTTTTTATCAACGTTTCTCTAGTAAAACTGCCATTATCCTTAGCATTTACCTTTGCTATAGGTTTAATGGTGGCTAATGTACCCGAGGGCTTGCTACCTACGGTAACCCTGGCATTGGCAGCTTCAGCCAAGAAAATGGTTAATAAAAACGCCCTTATAAAACGTTTATCTAGTGTAGAAACTTTAGGGTCCACTACAATCATCTGTACTGACAAAACAGGGACTTTAACCAAAAATGAAATGACGGTAAGGAAAATATGGATTCCAGATAAGATTATTGAGGTTACAGGTTCAGGTTATAAACCAGAAGGGGAATTTATCTGTAATATTCAACCGGTTACTCATAAAGACATTCGTGAAATAAAATTGTTAATGAGAGCCGCTTCTTTTTGTAATGATGCTAAATTAATGGCCCCTAATCAACAGGATAGTAAAGGATGGAGTGTATTGGGGGATCCTACTGAAGCCGCACTTCTGGTAGCGGCCAGGAAAATAGGATTTAACTGGGAAAAAGAAATTGAAAAACTTCCCAGATTTTTAGAACTTCCATTTGACTCTAAACGAAAATCAATGAGTTCTATTCACCAAAAAACTGATAAAAGAGTGGCATATGTTAAAGGTGCTCCCAAAAAGATAATTTCACTTTGTAATCAAATTTCGGTGAATGGAAAGCCACGACTTTTGAGTGAAGAAGAAAAAGCGAAAATCGTTGCTATTCACGATAAATTAGCAGGGAAAGGCCTTAGGATATTAGCAATGGCTTACCGAAATCTTCCTCAAGATTTAAAAGAATTCACTCCAGATACGGTGGAAAAAGATTTGATTCTGGTAGGAATGACGGCCATGCAGGATCCGCCCCGTCCTGAAATCAAATCTGCTGTAGAAGACTGCCATAGGGCAGGAATACGTATTATGATGATTACAGGGGACTATGGTTTGACTGCGGGGGCCATTGCCCAGGAAGTAGGGATAATTGATGATGAAAATTATCGTATTATCAAGGGGAAAGAATTAGAAGCCATGAATGATGCAGAGGTAACTGAAATTTTAACTTCCGGTGAAAACGTAATATTTGCCCGAGCCGTACCTGAACATAAGATGAGAATAGCCTCTTTACTGGAAGATCAGGACGAAATCGTGGCCATGACTGGTGATGGGGTAAATGATGCACCGGCCCTTAGAAAAGCAGATATTGGGGTGGCAATGGGTATTACAGGGACGGATGTGGCTAAAGAATCAGCAGACATGGTATTAACTGATGATAACTTTGCCACCATTGTCGTTGCTATTAAAGAGGGCCGTACTATCTATGAAAATATTAGAAAATTCATAACCTACATATTTGTCCATGAAACGGCAGAAATAATTCCATTTGTATTAATGGTTCTTTTAAAAATTCCACTACCTATAACTGTTATGCAGATACTTGCTATTGACTTGGGAACAGATACATTACCTGCTTTAGCTTTGGGAAGGGGGCCATCTGAATCGGATGTCATGGATCGCCCACCTAGATCTCGAAAAGAGAGATTACTTAATTTTTCAGTCATATTTAGGGGATATATATTCTTAGGATTGATAGAAGCAGCTTTGGTCATGTCTGGATATTTCTGGACTCTTTATCGAGGTGGATGGACCTTAGGGCAAAGCTTACCCTTCACAGATCATTTATATTTACAGGCCACTACCATGGTATTTGCTGGAATTGTAATGGCCCAGATTGGTAGTCTTCTAGCCTGTCAAACCACCAGATCTTCTTCATTTAGCATTGGTTTATTTAAAAATCGATGGATTGTTTGGGGAATATTATTTGAAACCATAGTTCTGATTTCTATTGTTTATCTGCCACCATTACAGGCCATTTTCAACACCACTGATTTAGGATTAATTGAATGGGCTTATTTGCTTCCATTTATTCCTATAATGTTTGGAGCAGATGAATTAAGGAAATACTACCTTAGAAAACGCCATAAATACTCATAA
- a CDS encoding MarR family transcriptional regulator encodes MTNDKTEQCNAMYSCLYVTTNKLHRIINKMAEEEFVKTGLSPSYAVALSLIINEPGLSQNEISKKLNIKPSTTSRFMDKLESKGLVSRKVKGKVSYLYPTPKGERLQQDIAECWESLHRRYSEILGYEKGAKLTSAVYSAANELEKDL; translated from the coding sequence ATGACCAATGATAAGACCGAACAATGCAACGCCATGTACAGTTGCCTCTATGTCACAACAAACAAACTTCATCGAATTATAAATAAAATGGCCGAGGAAGAATTTGTTAAAACCGGACTTTCACCCTCCTATGCCGTTGCCTTAAGTTTAATTATCAATGAACCAGGTTTATCACAAAACGAAATAAGCAAGAAACTCAATATAAAGCCCTCTACCACCTCCAGATTCATGGATAAGTTGGAAAGTAAAGGATTGGTTTCCAGAAAGGTGAAAGGGAAGGTTTCCTACTTATATCCCACACCAAAAGGGGAAAGATTACAGCAAGACATAGCTGAATGCTGGGAAAGCCTCCATAGACGATATTCTGAGATTTTAGGATATGAAAAAGGTGCTAAATTAACCAGTGCAGTATATTCTGCTGCTAATGAGCTGGAGAAAGATTTATAG
- a CDS encoding flavin reductase family protein yields the protein MEKKKLSNDVFMYPMPVALLGTKMGDKSNFMALGWVTRLNGNPPLLGIGVNRVHHTDQLLRENRKFSINFPPADLIEKVDFCGIASGKDTDKSDLFNVYYGDFDVPLIEECSLSIECLLRDIYEMETHDLFIGEIVAAYSEEKYMSDGKLDMAKMDPLLLTMPDNNYWKVGEKAGKAWSIGRALK from the coding sequence ATGGAAAAGAAAAAACTGAGCAACGATGTTTTCATGTATCCCATGCCAGTGGCGCTTTTAGGCACTAAAATGGGAGATAAATCTAATTTCATGGCTTTGGGATGGGTAACCAGATTAAATGGTAATCCTCCACTTCTAGGAATTGGTGTAAACCGAGTTCACCATACCGATCAACTTCTGAGGGAAAATAGGAAGTTCAGTATTAACTTTCCGCCAGCAGACTTGATAGAAAAGGTTGATTTTTGTGGAATAGCTTCTGGAAAAGATACTGATAAATCAGATTTATTTAATGTGTATTATGGGGACTTTGATGTTCCTTTGATTGAGGAATGTTCTCTTTCCATAGAATGTCTTCTAAGAGATATTTATGAAATGGAGACTCATGATTTATTTATCGGTGAAATAGTAGCTGCCTACTCGGAAGAAAAATATATGAGTGATGGAAAACTGGATATGGCTAAAATGGATCCTTTACTTTTGACTATGCCGGATAATAATTACTGGAAAGTAGGGGAGAAGGCAGGTAAGGCCTGGAGTATAGGGAGGGCACTGAAATAA
- the ychF gene encoding redox-regulated ATPase YchF (the crystal structure of the Haemophilus influenzae YchF protein showed similarity to the yeast structure (PDB: 1NI3); fluorescence spectroscopy revealed nucleic acid binding; the yeast protein YBR025c interacts with the translation elongation factor eEF1) encodes MLQIAVTGKPNVGKSSLFNSATLSEAEVAGYPFTTIDANKAVSHVDTECPCKKLEVECSPKNSKCEEGVRLIPVELIDVAGLVPGAHEGRGLGNKFLDDLRQAKVLIHVIDASGSTDEEGRPVEAGSYDPLDDVDFLDTEVTMWLYAIVERNWERLVRKAMSERLDMGKVLHEQLSGTGILLEDILEARREMETDYTSWEKEELVEFLGKLLKIAKPTIIVANKADLPTSAENIKRLQEKYPHVIPASAESEMALTRAAQAGLISYHSGDDDFQILEADKLSENQKKALEYIRANVLKKYGSTGVQRALNEAVFDLLDMIVVYPVEDEHKLCDQKGNILPDAILISKGSKPRDMAYVIHTDIGEKFLHAVDARKNMRVGSDHELENGDIISIICR; translated from the coding sequence ATGCTCCAAATCGCAGTAACCGGAAAACCAAACGTTGGAAAATCATCATTATTTAACTCAGCCACACTTTCTGAGGCCGAAGTGGCTGGATATCCATTCACCACCATAGATGCCAATAAAGCAGTCTCCCATGTGGATACTGAATGCCCATGTAAGAAATTAGAAGTAGAATGCAGTCCTAAAAATTCAAAATGTGAAGAAGGAGTACGATTAATACCTGTAGAATTAATTGATGTGGCGGGCCTGGTCCCAGGGGCCCATGAAGGCCGAGGATTAGGGAACAAATTTTTGGACGATCTTCGCCAGGCCAAAGTATTGATACATGTTATAGATGCCTCAGGTTCCACAGATGAAGAGGGAAGACCAGTAGAAGCTGGCAGCTATGATCCTCTGGATGATGTCGATTTTCTAGATACGGAAGTAACTATGTGGTTGTACGCCATTGTGGAAAGGAACTGGGAGCGATTGGTCAGAAAAGCCATGTCTGAAAGGTTAGATATGGGTAAAGTACTGCACGAACAGCTTTCTGGAACAGGGATACTACTGGAAGACATATTAGAAGCCCGAAGAGAAATGGAAACAGATTACACCAGCTGGGAAAAAGAAGAACTGGTTGAATTTTTAGGAAAACTTCTTAAAATCGCCAAACCGACTATAATCGTGGCCAATAAAGCAGATCTACCAACATCAGCAGAGAATATCAAACGATTACAGGAAAAATATCCTCATGTAATTCCTGCCTCAGCTGAATCAGAAATGGCCCTCACCAGAGCGGCCCAAGCAGGACTTATAAGTTATCACTCAGGAGATGATGATTTCCAAATATTGGAAGCGGATAAACTTAGTGAAAACCAGAAAAAGGCCCTAGAATATATTCGAGCAAACGTTTTGAAAAAATACGGCAGTACTGGTGTTCAAAGAGCATTAAATGAAGCAGTATTTGATCTTCTGGACATGATAGTAGTTTATCCTGTGGAAGACGAACACAAACTCTGTGATCAGAAAGGAAATATTTTGCCTGATGCCATATTGATTTCTAAAGGATCAAAACCAAGGGATATGGCCTATGTGATTCACACGGACATTGGGGAGAAGTTTTTACATGCGGTGGATGCCCGTAAGAATATGAGAGTGGGTAGTGATCATGAATTGGAAAATGGAGATATTATAAGCATTATTTGCCGATAA